The Abyssibacter profundi region CGGGCGCCGCTTTGTCGCCCCGCTTAAGACCGGCCAGAAAACAGGCTGGTACTTCGATCAGCGCGATAACCGGGCCCTGGTCGGGCAGCTGGCCGCTGGCCAGCGTGTACTGGACGTCTTCAGCTACATCGGCGGCTTCGGGGTGACGGCCGCGGCCTGTGGTGCACGCAGCGTCACCTGTCTGGATGCATCGGATACCGCCTTGGAGCAGGCCCAGGCCAACGCCAGCCGGAATAATGTGACCATCGACGTCCGCGCAGGCGATGCCCGCCAGTCGCTGGAAGCCCTGGCTGCCGACAAGGCCCGTTTCGATCTGGTGGTGGTGGACCCGCCAGCATTGATCAAGCGCAAGAAGGACGTTGCGGCTGGCACCCGGCACTACCAGCAGCTCAATCGGCTGGCGATGGAGTTGCTGGCCCCCAACGGATTGTTGCTGGCGGCCTCGTGTTCGCACCACCTCACCGCAGACGCCATGCGCGGAGCCCTGCGCAAGGCGGCCGCTGAATCGGGACGGCGGATGATGGTGCTGGCGCAGCGCGGCGCCGCCCTTGATCACCCCGTGCATGCCGCCATTCCGGAGACCGAATACCTCAAGGCCTTCCTCTGTTCGGTGGATGCCTAGCCGCCGGCCAAAAGGGCATCCGATCCCACGACCCGGTAGAATTCACGCAGCCAGCTAAGGGAACACCAATCTATTCGCGCCGCCAAGTGGCTGCCTGCAACACAGGCCAGGCAAGGCGCGAGGCGCCAGGTTTCTCGCACTCGCTGGTCGAGTCAAACGGCGGTTCGGTCGTGGTGCCTGCGGGGACCCGGGCCGACATCGCCTCGGTTGTCGTGGAGACGGTCGCTGCGGGGTCGCCAATGCAGCATAGGGTGAGCAAGGAGTCGCTCGGGTGTTTGAACATATTGGACTAGCCGTCATCTTCGGCCTGATTCTCCTGTCCATGCTGCTGGTGTGGCAGGCCCGCGCGCGGGCGCGGCAGGCCGGCAGCGAGTTCTGGGAAATGGCGCGCCGCCAGCATGTGGATGCGGCCATGCGCCTGGGTCAGGCCGCCGTGGTCTGTCTGATGGTGGCAGGGCTGGTCGCCTTGCCCGTGCTGTTCGGCATGTTCCGGCAGGATGCCGGTCAGCAGGCCGTGCTGGCAGAGCAGAGCGCGCGACTGGCGCGGCTCGAGGCCGAGATCCAGCATCACCAGGCCCACCGTCACGACCTGGCCGATGCCAATGACGTGTTGCAGGCAGAGCTTGAGGGCCTGCGGGAGCAACTCACGGGCTTGCGCACAGCCCTGAATGACGCGCAACAGCGCGTCCGGCTCCTGATCGATGGCCTGCCCGTCAGAACATCGCCCTATGTCACAGCCACCCTGGTCCGCGATGCCCCCGGGGGGACCGTCATTTCCTCGATTGAATCCGGTGCCTGGGTCAATCTTCGGCATGCGCCGGTGGCCGAGGTCGATGGCAAGCGATGGGTGCCCATCACCGACGACTCCGGTCAGCCTGGCTGGGTGGCTGACAGCCTGCTGGAGCTTAATCCGGACGTCATGGCTTTGTTGGAATCGTCCTAGACATGATCGCCGGGTTTGATGGCCGCCATGGTCGTGTCACCTGGGGCACTACAATAGCCGTCTAACCCAAGGAACTCCCCCATGCTTGTTCATCCCAATTTTGATCCGGTGGCGATCTCGCTCGGCCCGATCAAGGTGCATTGGTACGGTCTGTCCTACCTGATCGGATTCACCCTGGCCTGGGCGTTGGGCCGCTACCGGGCGTCCAAGCCCGACTGGCCCTGGACCAAGGATCAGATCTCGGATCTGTTGTTCTACGTGGTGCTGGGCATCATTATCGGCGGCCGTCTCGGCAGCGTGTTGTTCTACAACTTCGATGCGTTTCTCGAGAACCCGTCGATGATCTACAAGGTCTGGCAGGGTGGCATGAGCTTCCACGGTGGCCTGATAGGCGTGATGGTCTGCCTGATTTTCTACGCGCGCAAAGTGCAGAAATCGTTCTGGGAAGTCGGCGACATGGTGGTGGTGCTGGCGCCGGCAGGCATCTTTTGCGGGCGGATTGGCAACTTCATCAACGGCGAATTGTGGGGCGGCCCCACGGACCTGCCCTGGGGCATGGTGTTCCATCATCCGGCGGCCGGCGATTTTCCGCGGCACCCCTCGCAGTTGTACGAGGCCGGCCTGGAAGGGCTGTTGCTGCTGACGATTCTTTGGGTCTTCACGCTACGGCCTCGACCGCGCATGGCAGCCTCAGGACTGTTCCTGGTGTTGTATGCCGTCTTTCGTTCACTCATCGAGTTCGTCCGCGAGCCCGACGCCCACATTGGCTACCTGGCCTGGGGCTGGGTCACCATGGGGCAGGCCTTGTCGCTGCCCATGCTGATTGCCGGCGCGGTGTTGCTCGCAATCGCCTACACGCGCAGGATTTACGACCGCCCGTTGGATGCCGCCCGCTCATGAAGCAGTATCTCGACCTGATGCAACACGTGCTGGACCACGGCACCGACAAAAGTGACCGGACGGGAACTGGCACGCGGTCGGTGTTTGGCTACCAGATGCGCTTTGATCTGGCCGACGGGTTCCCGATGGTCACGACCAAGAAACTGCATTTGCGCTCGATTATTCACGAGCTGCTGTGGTTTATTGCCGGCGACACCAACACCGCTTATCTCAAGGCCAATGGGGTGTCGATCTGGGACGAGTGGGCGACCGAAGACGGGGATCTCGGGCCGGTTTACGGTAAGCAATGGCGTGCCTGGGAAGGACCGAATGGCGTGGTGGTGGATCAGCTGGCCGAACTGGTCCACAACCTGAAGACGAATCCGGATTCCCGGCGCCACGTGTTGTCGGCATGGAACCCCACGGTGCTGCCCGATCCGAGCAAGTCGCCGGTGGAGAATGCCGAGGCCGGCCTGCAGGCCCTGCCGCCCTGTCATTGCCTGTTCCAGTTTTATGTCGCCGACGGCAAGCTCTCCTGCCAGCTGTACCAGCGCAGTGCGGACATCTTTCTCGGTGTGCCGTTCAATATCGCGTCCTACGCATTGCTAACGATGATGCTGGCGCAGGTCTGCGGGTATCAGCCCGGCGACTTCGTGCATACGCTGGGCGATGCGCACCTGTATTCCAATCACTTGGAACAGGCGGCCCTGCAGCTCACCCGCCAGCCGTATCCGCTGCCGACCATGCATTTGGATGCCAGTGTCACGGACATTGAAGCCTTCCGATTCGAGCACTTCCGATTGGAGGGCTATACCTCGCATCCGCACATCAAGGCCCAGGTGTCGGTGTGAGGCTGATCGCCGTGGTCGCGGCCGATGAGGCCAACGTCATCGGTGTGGACGGTGATCTGCCCTGGCGTTTGCCGAATGATCTCAAGCATTTCAAGGCCGTGACCCTGGGCCATCCCGTATTGATGGGGCGCAAGACCTACGAATCGATTGGTCGCCCCTTGCCAGGGCGGCTCAATCTGGTGCTGACGCGTCAGGCCGACTGGCGGGCTGAGGGCGTGACGACCGTGCAGACGCTGGAGCAGGCCGAAGCGGTGGTAGGTCCGGCTGCGGAGGTCATGGTGATTGGCGGCGGTGAAATTTATCGCCTGCTGTGGTCGCGTATCGACGCCATTGAGCTGACACGGGTCCACACCCGACTGGACGGGGACACCTATTTCCCGGCCTTTGCCGCGCCAGGCTGGGTGTGTCGGTCGTCGGAGCGACATGCCGCAGACCCCCGCCATGCCTACGACTACAGTTTCGAACGATGGGAGCGCCTGTCGTCAGCCTAGCGCGCCGCATTCGATTGCGACGCGGCGTCCCGGTGTTCGGGGTGTGGCTGCTGGGCCTTGGCCTGTCGGCCTGTCTGGCCCCTCCGTACGAGACCGGTCCCGCGGCCGAGATCGCAGCGTCGGCGCAGACCTTCCAGCAGTCCGTGAATGGTCGCTCCCTGCACTGGGTCGAAGTCGGCCCCGCAACCAGTCTGCCCGTTCTGATGCTGCACGGCACGCCAGGCCGCTGGCAGGCCTGGGGGGACTATCTGAATGCCCCGGCACTTGCAGGCTTGCGTCGCATCGCCATTGATCGGCCCGGCTTTGGCAATAGCGCGGCGGGTGGGGTGGAGACCAGCCTGCAACGCCAAGCCGATTGGCTGGCCAATCTCTACGCAGACCGGGGGCCGCTACTGGTGGTCGGCCATAGTTTGGGTGGCTCGCTGGCCCTGCGGCTGCTGCGTGACCACCCTGAACTGGTCCGAGGCGTGGTCCTCGTCGCGGCATCGCTGGACCCGGCGGCCGAGGCGCCGCGCTGGTTTAATCGTGTCGCTCAGTGGCCGCCTGTCCGCTGGCTGTTACCCGAGCCCTTGGCGCGGGCCAATGCCGAGGTGATTGCATTGCAGCACGAGCTGCGGGCGCTCTGGGCCGATTGGACACCGGACGCCACGCCGGTGGTGCTGATCCAGGGGATGGAGGATCGCCTGGTCTGGCCCCAGACCGCAGACTTTGCCGAGGCACGCTGGCCATCGCAGACCCTGCAAGTTCAGCGCTTGGAGCAGGCCGGCCATTTTGTCCTGTGGGATCAGCCGGACATCGTGATCGAGGCCATTGTGCAGCTGGCGATGGCCCGATGAC contains the following coding sequences:
- a CDS encoding class I SAM-dependent rRNA methyltransferase, producing the protein MPSLPSLRLKPHADRRLRIGHLWVFANEVDIQRTPLTTFAPGALARLEDARGKTLGQVYVNPASLICARMLTRNAHASIDAAWFAERIRQALQLRERVYPGGFYRLLFGESDGVPGLVVDRYGDVLVAQSTTAGMDALRPVVETALQTALSPRGIYWRCDAPVRSLEGLEPEVEVRGDVPDAIEIVEAGRRFVAPLKTGQKTGWYFDQRDNRALVGQLAAGQRVLDVFSYIGGFGVTAAACGARSVTCLDASDTALEQAQANASRNNVTIDVRAGDARQSLEALAADKARFDLVVVDPPALIKRKKDVAAGTRHYQQLNRLAMELLAPNGLLLAASCSHHLTADAMRGALRKAAAESGRRMMVLAQRGAALDHPVHAAIPETEYLKAFLCSVDA
- the lgt gene encoding prolipoprotein diacylglyceryl transferase, with protein sequence MLVHPNFDPVAISLGPIKVHWYGLSYLIGFTLAWALGRYRASKPDWPWTKDQISDLLFYVVLGIIIGGRLGSVLFYNFDAFLENPSMIYKVWQGGMSFHGGLIGVMVCLIFYARKVQKSFWEVGDMVVVLAPAGIFCGRIGNFINGELWGGPTDLPWGMVFHHPAAGDFPRHPSQLYEAGLEGLLLLTILWVFTLRPRPRMAASGLFLVLYAVFRSLIEFVREPDAHIGYLAWGWVTMGQALSLPMLIAGAVLLAIAYTRRIYDRPLDAARS
- a CDS encoding alpha/beta fold hydrolase is translated as MRRGVPVFGVWLLGLGLSACLAPPYETGPAAEIAASAQTFQQSVNGRSLHWVEVGPATSLPVLMLHGTPGRWQAWGDYLNAPALAGLRRIAIDRPGFGNSAAGGVETSLQRQADWLANLYADRGPLLVVGHSLGGSLALRLLRDHPELVRGVVLVAASLDPAAEAPRWFNRVAQWPPVRWLLPEPLARANAEVIALQHELRALWADWTPDATPVVLIQGMEDRLVWPQTADFAEARWPSQTLQVQRLEQAGHFVLWDQPDIVIEAIVQLAMAR
- a CDS encoding thymidylate synthase, whose amino-acid sequence is MKQYLDLMQHVLDHGTDKSDRTGTGTRSVFGYQMRFDLADGFPMVTTKKLHLRSIIHELLWFIAGDTNTAYLKANGVSIWDEWATEDGDLGPVYGKQWRAWEGPNGVVVDQLAELVHNLKTNPDSRRHVLSAWNPTVLPDPSKSPVENAEAGLQALPPCHCLFQFYVADGKLSCQLYQRSADIFLGVPFNIASYALLTMMLAQVCGYQPGDFVHTLGDAHLYSNHLEQAALQLTRQPYPLPTMHLDASVTDIEAFRFEHFRLEGYTSHPHIKAQVSV
- a CDS encoding dihydrofolate reductase, with protein sequence MRLIAVVAADEANVIGVDGDLPWRLPNDLKHFKAVTLGHPVLMGRKTYESIGRPLPGRLNLVLTRQADWRAEGVTTVQTLEQAEAVVGPAAEVMVIGGGEIYRLLWSRIDAIELTRVHTRLDGDTYFPAFAAPGWVCRSSERHAADPRHAYDYSFERWERLSSA